A part of Bacteroidales bacterium genomic DNA contains:
- a CDS encoding D-sedoheptulose 7-phosphate isomerase codes for MIKLSIEESIEVKRKIIENVQLIEKIEKSIELIASCFLSGNRLWLCGNGGSAADAQHLAAEFSGRYKLERPPLPAESLTTNTSYITAVANDYDFSQIFSRLIRAQGRSGDILIALSTSGNSVNVLKAAETARSLGLQIIALTGAGGGQLAQYAHILIDVPSHHTPRIQEAHIMIGHIICEEVEKKLFHSK; via the coding sequence ATGATAAAACTCAGCATTGAAGAATCTATCGAGGTTAAAAGGAAAATAATTGAAAATGTTCAACTTATCGAGAAAATAGAAAAGTCTATTGAGCTTATTGCTTCATGTTTTCTTAGTGGAAATCGGTTGTGGCTCTGCGGCAACGGAGGTAGTGCTGCTGATGCCCAACACCTAGCAGCCGAGTTTTCGGGACGATACAAACTGGAAAGACCTCCTCTACCCGCAGAATCCCTTACAACAAATACGTCGTATATTACAGCTGTAGCTAACGATTATGATTTTTCTCAGATATTTAGTCGACTCATACGTGCCCAAGGGAGATCGGGCGACATTCTGATTGCCCTTTCCACTTCCGGCAATTCGGTAAATGTTCTGAAAGCAGCTGAAACTGCACGTTCTTTGGGTTTACAAATAATTGCTTTGACCGGTGCTGGAGGAGGACAATTAGCTCAATATGCTCATATCTTAATAGATGTTCCATCTCATCATACCCCTCGAATACAAGAAGCCCATATTATGATCGGTCATATTATATGTGAAGAAGTTGAAAAAAAATTATTTCATTCAAAATAA
- a CDS encoding glycosyltransferase family 2 protein has protein sequence MDISIIIPLFNEQESLEELTEWIYRVLQEQYSYEIIFIDDGSTDQSWNVIKSLSTKYPFIKAIRFNRNYGKSAALQVGFERARGEVVITMDADLQDNPEEIPALYEMIKDQKYDLVSGWKKKRYDPISKTIPTKFYNWTVRLFSGIPLHDFNCGLKAYRKEVVKNIELYGEMHRYIPVIVKWAGYQRIGEKVVVHRPRKYGYSKFGMARFIRGPLDLLTIMFVTRFGKRPMHFFGSMGMLLFFIGFVIAGYLAYAKIFMGLQKMAELPIFYLALLCMIIGSQLFIGGFIAEMVGRVSPDRNKYIIKEVIENNDKTQH, from the coding sequence ATGGACATATCTATTATTATCCCTCTCTTTAATGAACAGGAAAGCTTAGAAGAGCTAACAGAGTGGATTTATCGTGTATTACAAGAACAATATAGTTACGAAATAATTTTTATTGATGATGGAAGTACTGATCAATCATGGAATGTAATCAAATCATTATCCACTAAATACCCTTTTATCAAAGCCATTCGTTTTAACAGGAATTACGGTAAGTCTGCTGCACTACAAGTAGGCTTTGAGAGGGCACGAGGAGAAGTTGTGATAACCATGGATGCTGATCTTCAAGATAATCCTGAAGAAATACCAGCTCTTTATGAAATGATCAAGGATCAAAAATACGATCTTGTCTCTGGCTGGAAGAAAAAACGTTACGATCCCATATCTAAGACTATTCCAACCAAATTTTACAATTGGACAGTAAGACTTTTTTCCGGTATACCACTTCACGATTTTAATTGTGGTCTTAAAGCATATCGGAAAGAAGTAGTTAAAAATATTGAACTATACGGGGAAATGCATCGCTATATACCAGTCATAGTAAAATGGGCTGGTTATCAACGAATAGGTGAAAAAGTGGTTGTTCACAGACCACGTAAATATGGCTATTCCAAATTCGGGATGGCCCGTTTCATACGTGGACCTCTGGATTTACTGACTATCATGTTTGTAACTCGATTTGGCAAACGACCTATGCATTTTTTTGGCTCTATGGGTATGCTTCTCTTTTTCATAGGCTTTGTTATTGCTGGCTACCTTGCCTATGCTAAGATTTTTATGGGTCTTCAGAAAATGGCTGAATTACCCATTTTTTATCTAGCTCTTTTATGTATGATAATAGGAAGTCAACTTTTCATTGGTGGCTTTATTGCAGAAATGGTCGGACGTGTAAGTCCCGATAGAAATAAGTATATTATTAAAGAAGTGATTGAAAACAATGATAAAACTCAGCATTGA
- a CDS encoding DUF4199 family protein: protein MSNVNFFLLKDVTSKYLVWATIGIILPLLLVYFFNGNIFKFQFVFFLVQASVLGYLSFKAIHDIRLKSENQTTNFLTAWLSSFLILALPLILFLVVKMLLLFILDTAYLNDCIEKIRIEILQLAEKDERLVQAAKDLDKLKEISSHYFYFAYYPIKSLVLSALIALIARKK from the coding sequence ATGAGTAACGTTAATTTTTTTCTTCTAAAAGATGTAACCAGTAAATATTTGGTGTGGGCTACCATAGGCATAATACTACCTTTATTATTAGTGTATTTTTTTAATGGTAATATTTTCAAATTTCAGTTTGTTTTTTTTCTTGTTCAAGCATCCGTATTGGGTTATCTATCTTTTAAAGCCATTCATGATATTCGTTTAAAAAGTGAAAATCAAACTACCAATTTTCTAACGGCATGGCTGAGTTCCTTTTTAATCTTAGCATTACCTCTCATTCTTTTTTTGGTAGTTAAAATGCTCTTATTATTTATACTCGATACGGCGTATTTAAATGACTGCATAGAAAAAATAAGAATTGAGATTTTACAACTTGCAGAAAAAGACGAAAGACTCGTACAAGCTGCCAAAGATCTTGATAAACTAAAGGAAATTTCTTCTCATTATTTTTATTTTGCTTATTATCCAATTAAATCTCTTGTTCTATCAGCTCTTATAGCTCTGATCGCTCGAAAAAAATAA
- a CDS encoding S46 family peptidase, translated as MKKLFLFIAIHLNLLLVKADEGMWLPFLLNPETYEQMRALGLKLTPEDIYSINRGSLKDAIVVFGTGCTGHVVSSQGLIFTNHHCGYPAIAALSSVSNDILTNGFYAQTYEEELYPNTNLKVKFLLRVEDVTRKIIDSIPFEATEKERKEIVQRIARRLEKEATINEFYEATVREFYYGNEYYLFVYEVYPDVRLVLTPPLSIGNFGGDTDNWMWPRHTGDFSVFRVYASPDGKPAHFSKSNVPLKPKHFLPISIASRKEGDFTMILGYPGSTKRYITSYEIKMLYHVINPLVIDIRAIKLKILKESMEESQKVRLKYVANYQYLSNYYKYYKGQNQSIMQQNLINQRISQEEDFESWADNDEILKSDYYKSALIKVYNSISKMAELQKTQRLIYECFTTGNSFFRYIPDFFELDNILSSEKVNLTDLNQITQKLMQSLTTYFHLFDFDTEKKLLAAMLQAYAQHCPPFYSLNVFKEIKNKFNGNYYLFANAAFSSSIFGDSLKMNHFLKNPTRTVLVNDPLYILGKEIQQINKSVSESLTPLQDQLNQGMRLYVKGLREKQQNKNFYPDGNKTMRISFGTIKGYKPKDAVEYMYYTTIDGLLMKEDPTSEEFKVPELLKKLYEKRDFGRYGENGTLVVCFITNNDITGGNSGSPVLNGNGELIGLAFDKNWEATTSDFRYLPDYQRSIVVDIRYVLFVMDKMMNAQRIINEMDIRS; from the coding sequence ATGAAAAAACTTTTCCTTTTCATCGCCATACATCTAAATCTATTACTTGTAAAAGCGGACGAAGGCATGTGGCTGCCTTTTCTGCTGAATCCTGAGACCTACGAGCAGATGAGAGCCTTGGGACTTAAACTTACTCCAGAAGATATTTATTCCATTAACCGAGGTTCTCTTAAAGATGCCATAGTTGTATTTGGAACTGGATGTACGGGCCATGTAGTAAGTTCACAAGGTTTAATTTTCACTAATCATCACTGTGGCTACCCTGCAATTGCAGCTCTAAGCTCAGTAAGCAATGACATTCTCACCAATGGTTTTTACGCCCAAACATACGAAGAGGAACTGTATCCAAATACCAATCTGAAAGTAAAGTTTCTGTTACGCGTTGAAGATGTAACAAGAAAAATTATTGATTCTATACCTTTCGAAGCTACAGAAAAGGAAAGAAAAGAAATTGTTCAACGCATCGCTAGAAGATTGGAAAAAGAAGCTACTATAAACGAATTCTACGAAGCTACAGTGAGAGAATTTTATTACGGCAATGAATATTATCTCTTCGTATACGAAGTATATCCAGATGTAAGGCTTGTTTTAACCCCTCCTTTGTCCATTGGTAATTTTGGTGGTGACACAGATAATTGGATGTGGCCAAGACATACAGGTGATTTTTCAGTTTTCCGAGTTTATGCCTCACCCGACGGAAAACCCGCTCATTTTAGCAAGTCCAACGTTCCTCTCAAGCCAAAACATTTCCTGCCCATTTCGATAGCTTCAAGGAAAGAGGGCGACTTTACCATGATTTTAGGATATCCAGGTTCAACAAAACGTTACATAACATCTTATGAAATAAAAATGCTTTATCATGTCATTAATCCATTGGTCATCGATATTCGTGCAATTAAGCTTAAAATATTAAAGGAATCTATGGAAGAGAGTCAAAAAGTACGACTCAAATATGTGGCCAACTATCAGTATTTATCAAATTATTACAAATACTACAAAGGACAAAATCAAAGCATAATGCAACAAAATTTAATAAATCAACGAATAAGTCAAGAAGAAGATTTTGAAAGTTGGGCAGACAACGATGAAATCTTAAAATCTGATTATTATAAATCAGCTTTAATTAAAGTTTACAATTCCATCTCGAAAATGGCGGAATTACAAAAAACACAACGACTTATTTACGAATGTTTCACAACGGGAAATTCTTTCTTTCGCTACATCCCTGACTTTTTTGAATTGGATAATATCCTCTCCAGTGAGAAGGTTAACTTAACTGATTTAAATCAAATTACTCAAAAGCTTATGCAATCATTAACTACATATTTTCATTTATTTGATTTTGATACAGAAAAGAAATTATTAGCTGCTATGCTTCAAGCATATGCCCAACATTGTCCTCCTTTTTACTCACTCAACGTTTTTAAAGAGATCAAAAATAAATTCAATGGTAATTATTATCTTTTTGCAAATGCTGCTTTTTCTTCTTCCATATTTGGGGACTCGTTAAAAATGAATCATTTTTTAAAAAATCCAACCCGTACCGTTCTTGTTAACGATCCTCTATATATACTTGGAAAAGAAATACAACAAATCAACAAAAGTGTTTCTGAAAGTCTTACTCCTCTCCAAGATCAGTTAAACCAAGGGATGCGCTTATATGTTAAAGGACTTCGAGAAAAGCAACAAAACAAAAATTTTTACCCCGATGGAAATAAGACCATGCGAATTTCTTTTGGTACGATTAAAGGATATAAACCTAAGGATGCTGTCGAATATATGTATTATACCACTATTGATGGGCTCTTGATGAAAGAAGATCCCACTTCAGAAGAATTCAAGGTTCCAGAACTTCTTAAAAAACTTTATGAAAAAAGAGACTTTGGTAGGTACGGAGAAAATGGTACTCTCGTGGTTTGTTTCATAACCAACAACGACATTACTGGAGGCAATTCAGGAAGTCCTGTTCTCAATGGCAACGGAGAATTGATTGGATTAGCCTTCGATAAGAATTGGGAAGCTACCACCAGTGATTTTAGATACTTACCTGACTATCAACGTTCTATTGTCGTCGACATTCGTTATGTTTTGTTCGTGATGGACAAAATGATGAACGCTCAAAGAATCATCAATGAAATGGATATTCGATCCTAA